AGTCTTGCTGCCGCAAGAGCAGGTAAGCCAGGCTGGCCGCGACCGTGCAGCCATAGCTGTACTTGTTCAGGGGCCCGCGGCCGTATCGCATGCTGCCCGAGACGTCTACGAGCATCGTGCAGCGGAGGTTGGTTTCCTCTTCGTATTGCTTGACGTAGTAGCGGTCTTGCTTGGCCCAGACTTTCCAATCGATATGGCGCGGATCGTCACCGCGCGTGTATTCACGGTGCTGCACGAACTCGATCGATTGACCGAAGTACGGGCTGCGGTGAATTCCGGAGAGAAAACCTTCGACGATGTGGCGGGCGCGCACTTCCAGGTGCGAGATCCGCGCCACGGTCTCAGGATGCAAAAATCTTTTGGAATCGGACGTCATTGGTCAGTTCGTCTTCTTTCGTGGGTGTCGCCTCGAGCAGTTGCTGGATCACGTGGTCGGTCGTAACTCCTTCGCTTTCCGCGGCAAAATTGACAATCAACCGGTGCCGCAACACCGGCTTGGCCAGGGCCCCGATGTCTTCGGTCGTGACGTGCGTGCGGCCATGCAGCAGGGCGCGAGCCTTGGCACCCAGCACGAGAAATTGCACGGCTCGCGGTCCGGCGCCCCAGTTCAATTGATCCTGCACGAAATCGGGGGACCCCGGCTCGCGGACGCGCGTCTGTCGCACCAAGGACAACGCGTACCGCACCACGTGATCCGAGACAGGGACTTCACGCACCAACCGTTGCAGTCCCATGATTTCTTCGGCCGTAAGTACGGGTACGACATGGTCGGTCACGGTGGTCGTCGTGCGGCGGGCGATCTCGAACTCTTCATCGAACGACGGGTACTTCACGTAGACCTTGAACATGAATCGATCTTGCTGCGCTTCGGGCAGGGGATAGGTTCCCTCTTGTTCAATCGGGTTTTGCGTGGCGAGGACGAAGAACGGATCAGGCAGACGATGGCGCACGCGCCCCGCCGTGATCTGTCGCTCTTGCATGGCCTCGAGCAGCGCGGCCTGCGTCTTGGGCGGCGTGCGGTTAATTTCGTCGGCCAGAATCACGTTGCCGAAGAGCGGTCCCTGCAAGAAACGAAACTCTCGCGCGCCGGTCGAGCGGTTCTCTTCGAGGATCTCGGTGCCGGTGATATCGGCCGGCATCAAGTCCGGCGTGAACTGGATGCGACTGAATGAAAGATTCAGTGTGCGACTGAGCGTGCTGATCATCAACGTCTTGGCCAGTCCGGGCACGCCTTCGAGCAGGCAGTGTCCGCGGCTGAACAGACAGATCAGAAGCTCCTCGATGACTTCGTGTTGACCGACGATGACCTCGGAAAGCTGCGCGAGAATCTTCTCGCGCGCCAAGCCGAGCTGTCGAATGGCCGAGGCCTCGTTCATGGCTGTCTTCTCTGGTGTCATGCACGCTTCCTGTAAATGGCGGATCGAACGGTGTTGCTCAGCGTTGATAGATGGGCAACATCGCGTCTTCCAACTGCAAGATGGTCAGGTTGATTGCGGTGGTGTAAATCGTGCCGATGTAGCCCTGGCTCCAGGAACCGTTGGGGCTGGCCTCGGCGACGATGCGATGGTAAATCTTGTCACGGTATTCGTTCCACGTGTTGCCCCCTTCGCGATACTTCACCTGCGCGTAGTAATAATGGGCGTAGTGCCAGTGGCCGAACCCTTCGTTTCCGATGTTCGACAAATTGCGATTGGCATAATCCAACAGCTTCGGCACGAATTCGCTGTCGTAGTCACCGGCATTGAACAAACAGGCGATCGCCGCGGCCGTGATCGCCGGCCGGCCGCCACCGCCCTTGGAACTGTACTGCACGCCTCCGTCGGGTAGGGTGCATTGGCGGATATATTTGATGGCTTTGTCGATGATTTCCTTGGGGACCGGAATGCCCGCGTTCCGGCAACCTCGCAGGGCTTGCACCTGGGTAATGGTGGTTGATCCCTCGTCGAAATCGTGGCCGTCCTTGGCACTGACGTAGCCCCAGCCGCCGGCCTGAGTCTGGGCCTCGCCGGTGAACTGTACGGCCTTGTTGAGAACCTCGATCAAGGTTTCTCGCCGTTCGAGGTCTTCTTCTTCTCCTAAGACCTGCGACAGGAAGAGCATCGAATAGCCGTGGCCGTATGTATAGCGATCATCTCGCGCTTCGCCGATCAGGCCATTGGGACGCGAGCGGCTGACGAGGTAATCGACAGCGCGACGAATGTTCGGCGCGTACTTCCCTTGCGTGGTCGTCGAACCCTCGGCCAGCAGGGCCATGCCGGCCAGGGCCGTCATCGCGGATGAATAGCGACCATCGTTGGCGGACCAGTGCCCTAGCCGCG
The Pirellulales bacterium DNA segment above includes these coding regions:
- a CDS encoding MoxR family ATPase → MTPEKTAMNEASAIRQLGLAREKILAQLSEVIVGQHEVIEELLICLFSRGHCLLEGVPGLAKTLMISTLSRTLNLSFSRIQFTPDLMPADITGTEILEENRSTGAREFRFLQGPLFGNVILADEINRTPPKTQAALLEAMQERQITAGRVRHRLPDPFFVLATQNPIEQEGTYPLPEAQQDRFMFKVYVKYPSFDEEFEIARRTTTTVTDHVVPVLTAEEIMGLQRLVREVPVSDHVVRYALSLVRQTRVREPGSPDFVQDQLNWGAGPRAVQFLVLGAKARALLHGRTHVTTEDIGALAKPVLRHRLIVNFAAESEGVTTDHVIQQLLEATPTKEDELTNDVRFQKIFAS
- a CDS encoding prenyltransferase/squalene oxidase repeat-containing protein — translated: MKPLKFCFVLLTCLAIVVVDMAPYAALATPIHDPKVRAAIHRGLDWIAASQSRLGHWSANDGRYSSAMTALAGMALLAEGSTTTQGKYAPNIRRAVDYLVSRSRPNGLIGEARDDRYTYGHGYSMLFLSQVLGEEEDLERRETLIEVLNKAVQFTGEAQTQAGGWGYVSAKDGHDFDEGSTTITQVQALRGCRNAGIPVPKEIIDKAIKYIRQCTLPDGGVQYSSKGGGGRPAITAAAIACLFNAGDYDSEFVPKLLDYANRNLSNIGNEGFGHWHYAHYYYAQVKYREGGNTWNEYRDKIYHRIVAEASPNGSWSQGYIGTIYTTAINLTILQLEDAMLPIYQR